A DNA window from SAR202 cluster bacterium contains the following coding sequences:
- a CDS encoding pyridoxamine 5'-phosphate oxidase family protein — protein MNNTSTITENRFSRVFGAPKERTVAKVKDAMSQVVMDFIARSPFLVMATSDPSGNCDASPKGGKPGFVRVLDDRRLIIPDVAGNKLFQSYLNMNDNPHVGLVFLIPGCNDTVRVNGRVSILSAQELEKLNIQLSISNPDDNSIQLQGILVDVDESYTHCPRALKFAELWNIDNIKDWQAASSRRPA, from the coding sequence GTGAACAACACTTCAACCATCACCGAAAACCGCTTCTCCAGAGTCTTCGGCGCACCCAAAGAGCGCACCGTCGCCAAGGTCAAGGACGCCATGTCCCAGGTCGTCATGGACTTTATAGCCCGTTCGCCCTTCCTCGTCATGGCCACCAGCGACCCCTCAGGCAACTGCGACGCCTCCCCCAAGGGCGGTAAGCCCGGCTTCGTCCGTGTCCTCGATGACAGACGTCTCATCATCCCCGACGTCGCCGGCAACAAGCTCTTCCAGTCCTACCTAAACATGAACGATAACCCCCACGTCGGCCTCGTCTTCCTCATCCCTGGCTGCAACGATACCGTCCGCGTCAACGGTCGAGTCTCCATCCTCTCAGCCCAGGAGTTGGAAAAGCTGAACATCCAACTCTCCATCAGCAACCCCGACGACAACTCCATCCAGCTTCAGGGCATCCTGGTCGACGTGGATGAGTCCTACACCCACTGTCCCCGCGCCCTCAAGTTCGCCGAGCTCTGGAACATCGACAACATCAAGGACTGGCAAGCCGCGAGCAGCCGCCGACCCGCCTAA
- a CDS encoding SDR family oxidoreductase yields MDLKLQGKVVLISGGSKGIGLATARAFADEGASVAICGRTPADLQAAQQELSRRGVKIAAVQADISTPAGAAKFIDDSASQLGGIDVLVNNAGGGFGGRSVLTTTDEEWQKTYDLNLFQAVRLTRLAVPHMQRKGSGAIINVASISGWSPQLAGTPQYGSAKAALIFLTERIALELNQYNIRVNVVSPGSIQRTQGWDRFKRENPAAFDRYVRDGFPMGRLGNPEEVADVIVYLASHRAHWINGRHVPVDGLEQPVPVHERRPW; encoded by the coding sequence ATGGATCTCAAACTTCAAGGTAAAGTCGTCCTCATATCCGGCGGCAGCAAGGGTATCGGCCTCGCCACCGCCCGCGCCTTCGCCGACGAGGGCGCCAGCGTCGCCATCTGCGGCCGTACCCCTGCCGACCTCCAGGCCGCCCAGCAGGAATTATCCAGGCGAGGCGTCAAGATAGCCGCTGTCCAGGCCGATATCTCCACCCCCGCTGGCGCTGCCAAGTTCATCGACGACAGCGCCTCCCAGCTAGGCGGCATCGACGTCCTCGTAAACAACGCCGGCGGCGGCTTCGGCGGCAGGTCCGTCCTCACCACCACCGATGAGGAGTGGCAGAAGACCTACGATTTAAACCTTTTCCAGGCTGTCCGGCTTACCCGCCTCGCCGTCCCCCACATGCAGCGTAAAGGTTCCGGCGCCATTATCAACGTCGCCTCCATCTCCGGCTGGTCGCCCCAACTGGCCGGTACACCCCAGTACGGCTCCGCCAAAGCCGCCCTAATCTTTCTCACCGAGCGTATCGCCCTGGAATTGAACCAGTACAATATACGAGTCAACGTCGTCTCGCCCGGCTCCATCCAGCGCACTCAAGGCTGGGACCGCTTCAAGCGCGAAAACCCCGCCGCCTTCGATAGGTATGTTCGCGACGGTTTCCCCATGGGCCGCCTCGGCAACCCTGAAGAGGTCGCCGACGTTATCGTGTACCTCGCCTCCCACCGCGCCCACTGGATCAATGGCCGCCACGTCCCCGTCGACGGCCTGGAGCAGCCCGTCCCCGTCCATGAGCGCCGCCCCTGGTAA
- a CDS encoding bifunctional phosphoglucose/phosphomannose isomerase yields MGINNSDSLDTPEAYLSKDPSGMRERLRKFPAQCREAWNRVQAFEIPAKYAKVNRVVVAGMGGSSIGGELAADLVSSEIELPMMVCRDYSIPHFADENTLVLVCSNSGETREALSAFRQAVSKKCKVVSITTGGTLREESKRCGVPLFEINYKGEPRSAFGYSFLVPLGLLMKLGLISDKSSELMSALAELDGFAPNLAVENPTSANAAKRLAREVRDRLIVVYGAGIFSGVARRWKTQLNENAKSWAFFEILPEAQHNSIQGYSLPSHVGREAFIVLLKPGCLGEELEHRYMIAEEFLRERGIGYRVVEGHGGTPPSQILSTVLLGDYASYYLAILQGVDPSPVPAIDMAKERLTLLRKRASRL; encoded by the coding sequence TTGGGAATCAATAATTCCGATAGTCTGGATACGCCGGAAGCGTATCTTTCCAAAGACCCGTCCGGAATGAGGGAGCGGCTACGTAAATTCCCAGCCCAGTGCCGCGAAGCCTGGAACAGGGTTCAGGCATTCGAGATTCCGGCCAAGTATGCGAAGGTAAACAGGGTGGTTGTCGCAGGGATGGGGGGGTCGTCCATTGGCGGGGAGCTTGCGGCGGACCTGGTGTCGTCAGAAATCGAATTGCCGATGATGGTGTGCCGGGATTACAGCATTCCACATTTCGCCGACGAGAACACTTTAGTTCTTGTTTGCAGCAACTCGGGCGAGACGAGGGAGGCCCTTTCCGCCTTCAGGCAAGCGGTCAGCAAGAAGTGCAAAGTAGTGTCTATCACCACGGGAGGAACGTTAAGGGAAGAGTCAAAGAGATGCGGCGTTCCATTATTCGAAATCAACTACAAGGGCGAACCTCGCAGCGCCTTTGGATACAGTTTCCTTGTCCCCCTGGGGCTGCTTATGAAGCTTGGCCTTATCAGTGATAAGTCATCGGAGTTGATGTCCGCGCTGGCTGAACTGGATGGATTTGCTCCTAATCTGGCGGTGGAGAACCCAACGTCCGCCAATGCGGCCAAGAGGCTGGCTCGGGAGGTCAGAGACCGCCTTATAGTGGTGTATGGAGCGGGGATTTTCAGCGGGGTGGCCAGGCGGTGGAAGACGCAGTTAAACGAGAACGCTAAGTCGTGGGCTTTCTTTGAAATCTTACCCGAGGCGCAGCACAATTCGATACAGGGGTATTCCCTTCCGTCCCACGTAGGACGAGAGGCTTTTATTGTCCTGTTGAAGCCTGGATGCTTGGGTGAGGAGTTGGAGCATCGTTATATGATTGCGGAGGAGTTTTTACGGGAGCGCGGCATAGGCTACAGGGTAGTTGAGGGACATGGCGGGACGCCGCCGAGCCAGATACTTTCAACGGTGCTTCTGGGGGACTACGCAAGCTATTACCTGGCGATCTTGCAGGGTGTTGATCCTTCGCCGGTGCCGGCGATTGATATGGCTAAGGAGAGGCTGACGCTGCTGAGGAAACGCGCGTCGCGTTTGTAG
- a CDS encoding helix-turn-helix domain-containing protein, whose translation MGVTISQAATTLGVSEKTVRRRIKSGTLPAALVGDPPHYEIDAEIVRGLQTQNLQDDAHDDDDADFDKGYLSLIHILQDQLQEKDRQIKELHILLQGSQENYSRMLTSGNGHKKHWWWPFK comes from the coding sequence ATGGGCGTCACCATCTCCCAAGCTGCGACTACCCTCGGCGTGTCGGAAAAGACTGTCCGGCGTCGCATCAAAAGCGGCACCCTCCCCGCCGCCCTCGTCGGCGACCCTCCCCACTACGAAATCGACGCCGAGATCGTCAGAGGTCTTCAGACCCAAAATCTCCAGGATGACGCCCACGATGATGACGACGCCGACTTTGACAAAGGTTACCTGTCCTTAATTCATATCCTTCAGGACCAGCTTCAGGAAAAGGACCGGCAGATCAAAGAGCTGCACATCCTCCTCCAGGGCTCCCAGGAAAACTACAGCCGAATGCTCACCTCAGGCAACGGCCACAAAAAACACTGGTGGTGGCCCTTTAAGTAA